In Thermosipho affectus, the sequence ATAAAGGAAGGATAGATTTAACGGTAAGGTTTGAAGAAAAATGTTATATATTTGAATTTAAAGTAATAGAAGGGAAAGAGAAAAAGGGAGCACTAGAGCAGCTAAAAGAAAAAAGATATCATGAAAAGTATAAAGGAAAGTGCGAAGAGATATACATAATAGGAGTAGAATTTGACAAGGAAGAAAGGAATATAGCATACTTTGAATGGGAAAGAGTATGATGGCGAGATTGGCAAGGTTGGAGAGGTTGGAGTTTTCTTGTCATTCCGAGCGTACACGAGGAATCTTGTCCCTTTCTCATCCTGAGGAACGCAGTGACGAAGGATCTTAGATTCTTCAGTGCTCTTCACCTCAGAATGACAAAAAAAGAATCTCATTTCTTTTTTAGAAGTCTTTATTTACAATTTTCTCTTGCCATAGGAACAATTATGCCTATGAATATATAAAAGAAAGCTGTTGAAACTTGTATATCTAACGCAACCATTTCAAAAAATAAAACTATAGCAAAAATTCCCCATATGATTTTTTCCTTTTTTTCTCTTAATGTCAAGGTTAAGCTGGAAAACAAAAATGGCGCTGCCAAGCCAAATAAATCAAAATTTACCTTTAAACCAATGGGTAACCATATAAGCATTGAGAGAAATAATATACTATTACTGAGTAGTTTGTTTGTGTTTAGTGAAAAATTTAAAATAAGTGTTATACCAAGAATAGAAAAATAAAGCTCAAAGACTTTAGATGAAAAAAATCCAAAAATAGCTACAAAAACAAGAATAAGAATTAATATCTTAAGACTAAGAGACGTATTTGCTTTGATCATATTATTCCCCCTTAGATGCTATAAATTATTTTTCTTTCAAACTGTAATCAGCATCTATTTTCGCATCTGGATAGCTTTGTCTTAAAAATTCATAGTATCTTTTAAAAAACATTTTAGCCTTTTCAAAAGCTTTATTCCAGCTATAAGCTAAAAATTCTTTAACGTAATTAAATACCTTTGACTCAACTTCATTGTATGTGTGATCAACAAATCTTTGCACTAAATAAACACCTATCCAAATAAACGAACTTCCTATTCCTCCACCTCCATTGCCTGGGGTAAGTTTTTGATCTTCTGAGCCGTAAATAATAGTTGAACCTTTTTTAATCACATTTTGTTGTGAGAATCCATAAGTAACTAATAATAAAAATACAAATACAAAAAATAATACTATAAGTTTTTTCATAGCTTCTCCCCCATTTTAATATAAATATTTGATAATAAGAGATATTTGCAGATTTTAATTAAACTTCAAGTTATATTATACAATTTATGCAATATCATAACAATAGAAAAAAGTAATTAATATGTCACATTTTTGTTTATCAAATATTATTATTTATAAAATTCTTTTTGTTTTAAAGTGTGGGCCTGTTTCAAAAATAGTAAGAGATTAATCCAAAAGCACAAAATAGATACAGAAATATAATAAAATACTCTGGGAGTGTTTCAAAATTTTTTCTTATCACCCTAGCAAAGTTGAAGGGGATGTCATCCTGAGGAACGCAGTGACGAAAGATCTTAGATTCCTCACCCTTGCGGGTTCGGAATGACAAAAAAAGAATGTCATCCTGAGCGTAAGCGAAGGATCTTACCATATGCTAAGATATAACCATGAACAAAAAATACTTTCTTTACATTCTCACAAATTGGAACAACAAAGTTATGTACATAGACATTACAAACAACCTTCAAAGAAGGGTTTATGAACATAAGGAAAAACTTATTGATGGTTTTACAAAAAAGTATAACGTGAATAAATTAGTTTACTTTGAAATGTATGAAGATATAAAAGAGTGTATTGAACGTGAAAAAAATTGAAAGGATGGAGAAGAGAAAAAAAGAATAAATTAGTTGAATCCATGAATCCAAAATGGGAAGATTTAAGTGATAAATTATGACTTATAAGATTCCTCACACGCCCAGGTTCGAAATGACAAAAAAGAATATCATCCCGAATGCTTCTCTTCTTTTGTCAGTCCGAGCGTATGCGAGGAATCTTGTCCCTTTGTCATCAACCTCTTATAATTCTCTCTATTTTAGGTTTTAGAATTGGAATGTCTTCCACAGCCGTTTTCCATACCGCTTCTAAATCAGTTTTAAAATATCCATGAATCAAGACATCTCTCATACCCGCCATTTTTCTCCACGGAATTTCCGGATATTTTTCCCTGAATTTATGTGAAAGATTTTTAGTTGCTTCGCCTATGACTTCCATTTCTCTAATAACAGCTGACCACATCATACGATTCTTTAAAAATTCATTGTATGTTTTTCCATGCACAAAATCAAGTATAGCCTCCATTGAATCAAGTATGTGTTTAAGATATACTATGTCATTCTTCACTATATACCACCACCATTGTCGATAAAACCTTTTCTTTGATGTAATCATCTAAACCTTCAAAAGTTATTAAATCCACTTTTTCTCCTATGTTATCCTCTATTTCAAGTTTTATACCCGTAATTTCAAGAAGGCTTGGCTTTTTAAGAAACTCCACGAGGATATCTATGTCACTATTCTTTCTCCAATCATTTCTAACTCGAGAACCAAATATCGCAATTTTCTTTGCTCCATTCTTCTTTAAAATCTCTGTTATTTTTTCAAGCTTTTGTTTTTCTATATGAATCTTACTACTGGAAACCATTTTATCACCTCAAAAAATTCTATTAACAAAATACCTTTCACTGTGTAGCAATAATTTTGCTTTTCTTATTAAAAAATTCATTTAAATTATATCACATAAGATTCCTCACCCATGCGAGTTCGGAATGACAAAAAAAGGGGATGTCATCCTGAACACGTAGTGTGAAGGTGATGTCATCCTGAACGTTAGCGAAGGCTCTTAGATTCTTCGTCGTTTCACTCCTCAGAATGATAAAAAGGCTTCAACCTCGCCACTCTCTCCAACCTGTCGAACACTGTCAAACCCTGACGAACTTGTCGACGGTGTCGAATATGATATAATTTGTTTAAAGCACCAACCAGGGGGGTGTTATTGTGGGCCTTTCAGAAGTTATAAAATACATAGTAGACAAACCACTTGAATTAAAAGAAAAAAACTTACTGGTTAACAGAAGCAAAGAAATTAAGAACTTGAATAATATTATAAAATATCATCCTTTTGGCATCTTTGGAATATCCGGAGAAACTGGTATAGGAAAAACAACGGTACTCAATTTCATAAAATGTGAAAACGTCTTTTCAAAGCGCATTACACTAACCTTTAGAGAATCTGTAGAAAGTATACTGTATGATCTTCTCTATAATTTATCCAAAGGCTTGGAAAAAGACAAAAAACTTTCAAAGCTTGCAAAAGAAACAAAAGAATGGGTGATTGAGGAAGTTTCTACGGTAAAAGGATTTTCCCTTGGCATAAGCTTATACGGCTCTGCTAATACCAATCTTCAAAAAAGTAAAACGCCAAGGTTTAACTTTTTTGCTGCAAAAGAAAAACTTGGAGAGCTACTTAGGAAAATAGTCTCTGTAAAAGGAAAATTTGCACTTATTATAGACGAGTTAGATAAAGAAAGTAAAAGTGATACCCTTCAAATAGTCGATGCCCTAAAAAACGAACTTCTATTTGAAAACATAATCACAATAATGACATTACCTTATTCTATATACAGAGAATACAAATTTGATCGACTAAGATGGAACGAGTCTGGAAATTTGGAAAATATCTTCAAGGACATAATACTTCTTGAAGAATTAACAGATAGCGACATAAAAGAACTCCTTTTAAGAAGAATTCACAAATTTATGAATATCATCCCATCAGAATCCCTTGATCCAATAATCGAATTTGCCGACGGAAATCCCCGAGACGTTTTATGGATGCTTTCCAAAGTCATTTTTGAAAACATAGAAAAAGATATTCTCAAAAAAGAAGATACAATACTTACCATAAAAAAAATTACAAACGAATACCTAACCGAATTAAAACTTACACCGCTCCAAAAGAAAGCCTTTGAATTACTCAAAGACCTTACAGGAAACAGAGACGAATTCTTAACAATTTTACAGCAAAACAATATAAAACGAACAACCGCATATTCTATATTAAACACATTCATAGAACGAAAAATAATAATTACAAAAGGAACAAAACTAAAACTTTCGGGAAAATACAAATTTCTCAATTTGTAAAGCCCTTTGTCCTTTGTCGAACACTGTCAAGCCCTGACGAACTTGTCGACGGTGTCGAAAAAATTGCTGTCCCTCCACCTTTTTTATCATTCAAAAGAAGCGGGTAGGCAAAGGGGATGTCATCCTGAGCACAAGCGAATGGTCTTTTTCCTATTCTGTGTTCAATTTACTACTTGTTAAGCAGTTTTAGAAAATCTTCTTTTGTTGATCCCGTATCTTTTATAATACTAATTAACAACTTAGGATGGAGAACCTTTCCGGAATGAAATGGAACCGTTACATGTTTTCCTTTAGAATTTTTATAAATTCTATGACTACCACTTGAGCACACAAGTATAAATCTATTGCTCTATAAAAATCGAATCATTTCTTTCGATGTTGTTCGTTGCAACTTTGGCATGTTACACCTCGACTACTGTTAAAGAAATGCTTT encodes:
- a CDS encoding ATPase → MGLSEVIKYIVDKPLELKEKNLLVNRSKEIKNLNNIIKYHPFGIFGISGETGIGKTTVLNFIKCENVFSKRITLTFRESVESILYDLLYNLSKGLEKDKKLSKLAKETKEWVIEEVSTVKGFSLGISLYGSANTNLQKSKTPRFNFFAAKEKLGELLRKIVSVKGKFALIIDELDKESKSDTLQIVDALKNELLFENIITIMTLPYSIYREYKFDRLRWNESGNLENIFKDIILLEELTDSDIKELLLRRIHKFMNIIPSESLDPIIEFADGNPRDVLWMLSKVIFENIEKDILKKEDTILTIKKITNEYLTELKLTPLQKKAFELLKDLTGNRDEFLTILQQNNIKRTTAYSILNTFIERKIIITKGTKLKLSGKYKFLNL
- a CDS encoding GIY-YIG nuclease family protein, giving the protein MNKKYFLYILTNWNNKVMYIDITNNLQRRVYEHKEKLIDGFTKKYNVNKLVYFEMYEDIKECIEREKN
- a CDS encoding type II toxin-antitoxin system HicA family toxin, which gives rise to MCSSGSHRIYKNSKGKHVTVPFHSGKVLHPKLLISIIKDTGSTKEDFLKLLNK
- a CDS encoding PD-(D/E)XK nuclease domain-containing protein; the encoded protein is KGRIDLTVRFEEKCYIFEFKVIEGKEKKGALEQLKEKRYHEKYKGKCEEIYIIGVEFDKEERNIAYFEWERV
- a CDS encoding HepT-like ribonuclease domain-containing protein, whose protein sequence is MKNDIVYLKHILDSMEAILDFVHGKTYNEFLKNRMMWSAVIREMEVIGEATKNLSHKFREKYPEIPWRKMAGMRDVLIHGYFKTDLEAVWKTAVEDIPILKPKIERIIRG
- a CDS encoding nucleotidyltransferase family protein produces the protein MVSSSKIHIEKQKLEKITEILKKNGAKKIAIFGSRVRNDWRKNSDIDILVEFLKKPSLLEITGIKLEIEDNIGEKVDLITFEGLDDYIKEKVLSTMVVVYSEE